One Polynucleobacter sp. MG-5-Ahmo-C2 genomic window carries:
- the nuoG gene encoding NADH-quinone oxidoreductase subunit NuoG: protein MVEIELDGKTVEVPQGSMVMHAANKLGTYVPHFCYHKKLSIAANCRMCLVEVEKAPKPLPACATPVTQGMKVFTHSAKAVEAQRSVMEFLLINHPLDCPICDQGGECQLQDLAVGYGKSNSRYNEEKRVVFHKNVGPLISMQEMTRCIHCTRCVRFGQEVAGVMELGMINRGEHSEITTFVGQTVDSELSGNMIDICPVGALTSKPFRYEARTWELGRKRSVSPHDSLGANTTVQTKANKVMRVVALENEAINECWISDRDRFSYEGLNSADRVTTPMVKQGGQWLETDWQSALDYVAHSLKTIAAENGGESIGALAHPISSIEELHLLQKLVRGLGSHQVETRLRQIDVKAAASAPWLGMPITKLSELDRVLIIGSFLRKDQPVISARIRTAAKRSLQVMRIDAGGDDWLIPSGGISTEPSIWLNALSEVALAVANAKSVSAPGGTANLPVSPAAQKIADSLISGSSKAVLLGSAAIAHQHSSDLHVMAQFIAEQTGATLGFLPVGGNAVGAALVNANGAGVESVLSGDRRAVFLMNIEPDADLPDPAKARAALAKANTVIALSAYKNSDLLEVADVILPITPFTETVSTFVNAEGRAQTVQPSVKPLGDSRPAWKVLRALGSLLNLDGFLFNLPEEVLGEALRENYCTLLNNKATSYSIVNGNLAPSNCLERLADVNIYAGDSIVRRSTALQLTRDAKRGNQAGLSQKLFAELGLNEGDAVRVTQGNHSVDMPATLEANLAPGAVRISAGTMASAKLGSMFGPITVSKI, encoded by the coding sequence ATGGTAGAAATCGAATTAGATGGTAAGACGGTAGAAGTTCCGCAAGGTTCGATGGTGATGCACGCTGCGAATAAGCTCGGCACCTACGTTCCTCATTTCTGCTATCACAAGAAATTATCTATCGCTGCTAACTGCCGTATGTGCTTGGTGGAAGTTGAGAAGGCGCCAAAGCCATTGCCTGCTTGCGCTACTCCTGTTACTCAGGGTATGAAGGTGTTTACCCATTCTGCTAAAGCAGTAGAGGCACAACGCTCAGTGATGGAATTTTTGCTCATTAATCACCCATTGGATTGCCCAATTTGTGACCAGGGTGGTGAGTGTCAATTGCAAGACTTGGCTGTTGGTTACGGTAAGTCAAACTCACGCTACAACGAAGAGAAGCGTGTTGTATTCCACAAGAATGTTGGCCCATTAATCTCTATGCAAGAGATGACCCGCTGCATTCATTGCACCCGTTGCGTCCGTTTTGGCCAAGAAGTTGCTGGCGTGATGGAGCTAGGCATGATCAATCGTGGCGAGCATTCAGAAATTACTACTTTTGTTGGGCAAACAGTGGATTCAGAGCTATCTGGGAACATGATTGATATTTGTCCTGTGGGTGCATTAACAAGTAAGCCATTCCGTTACGAGGCCCGTACCTGGGAATTAGGTCGTAAGCGTTCTGTCAGTCCACACGATAGCTTGGGTGCTAACACCACCGTGCAAACCAAGGCTAATAAAGTAATGCGTGTTGTTGCTTTGGAGAACGAAGCGATTAATGAATGCTGGATTAGCGACCGTGATCGCTTTTCATATGAAGGTTTGAATAGCGCCGACCGCGTTACTACACCAATGGTGAAGCAGGGTGGTCAGTGGCTAGAAACAGACTGGCAATCCGCATTGGATTACGTAGCCCATTCATTGAAAACAATTGCTGCTGAAAATGGTGGGGAGTCAATTGGCGCTTTAGCTCATCCAATATCCAGCATAGAAGAGCTACACCTCTTGCAAAAATTAGTTCGCGGTTTGGGTTCCCATCAAGTTGAAACACGTTTACGGCAAATAGACGTCAAGGCTGCCGCAAGTGCGCCTTGGCTAGGTATGCCAATTACCAAGTTAAGCGAACTAGATCGCGTTCTCATCATCGGCAGCTTCTTGCGTAAGGACCAACCTGTTATTTCAGCGCGTATTCGGACTGCTGCTAAGCGTAGCTTACAAGTGATGCGTATTGATGCTGGTGGCGATGATTGGCTCATTCCAAGCGGCGGTATTTCTACTGAACCAAGTATTTGGCTAAATGCCTTGAGTGAAGTCGCTCTAGCCGTAGCAAATGCAAAATCGGTTTCCGCTCCTGGAGGTACTGCTAATTTGCCAGTTTCCCCAGCAGCACAGAAGATTGCTGATAGCTTAATTTCTGGCTCAAGCAAAGCCGTGCTCCTAGGATCAGCCGCAATTGCACATCAACATTCCTCAGATTTGCATGTCATGGCGCAATTTATTGCTGAACAAACTGGTGCTACTCTCGGTTTCTTACCTGTGGGTGGTAATGCTGTCGGCGCTGCATTAGTCAATGCAAATGGTGCCGGGGTCGAAAGCGTTCTGTCTGGTGATCGCCGTGCTGTCTTCTTGATGAACATCGAGCCGGATGCTGATTTACCTGATCCCGCCAAGGCGCGAGCAGCCCTAGCTAAAGCCAATACAGTGATTGCACTGAGTGCTTACAAGAATTCTGATTTGCTGGAGGTAGCGGATGTCATTTTGCCGATCACACCATTTACTGAAACAGTTTCAACCTTTGTGAATGCTGAAGGTAGAGCGCAAACGGTACAGCCTTCAGTGAAGCCTTTGGGCGACTCCCGTCCAGCATGGAAAGTCTTGCGTGCACTTGGTAGCCTCTTAAATCTGGATGGTTTCTTATTCAACTTGCCTGAAGAGGTTTTAGGTGAGGCTCTCAGAGAAAACTATTGCACTCTTTTAAACAATAAAGCCACAAGTTACTCTATTGTGAATGGCAACCTTGCACCATCTAATTGTCTTGAGCGCTTAGCTGACGTGAATATTTATGCTGGCGACTCAATTGTGCGTCGTTCAACTGCATTGCAATTAACGCGCGATGCAAAACGTGGCAATCAGGCCGGTTTAAGTCAAAAGTTATTTGCAGAACTGGGTTTGAACGAGGGTGATGCAGTACGCGTCACTCAAGGTAATCATTCTGTGGATATGCCAGCAACATTAGAGGCGAATCTAGCACCTGGTGCCGTCAGAATATCTGCTGGCACCATG
- the nuoF gene encoding NADH-quinone oxidoreductase subunit NuoF yields MTSLHDRHIKPLILAGLNGNNWRLKDYESRGGYQQLRRLIDDKVAPDAIIAELKASSLRGRGGAGFPTGLKWSFMPRQFPGQKYLVCNSDEGEPGTFKDRDIMRYNPHALIEGMIIGAYTMGITTGYNYIHGEIWEVYSRFEEALEEARAAGYLGDKILGSDFSFQLHASPGWGAYICGEETALLESLEGKKGQPRFKPPFPASFGLYGKPTTINNTETFAAVPFILAIGGQAYLELGKPNNGGTKIFSVSGDVVHPGNYEIPLGTPFAELLKLAGGMRDGKSLKAVIPGGSSAPVVPGAQMMDLTMDYDSIAKAGSMLGSGAVIVMNETRCMVRALERLSYFYHEESCGQCTPCREGTGWLYRIVHRIEHGQGRPEDLDLLNDVAANIQGRTICALGDAAAMPVRGMLKHYMDEFAYHVEHKRCLDSAQPL; encoded by the coding sequence ATGACCAGCTTGCACGATCGCCACATTAAACCTTTGATCCTCGCTGGATTAAATGGCAATAACTGGCGTTTAAAAGATTATGAAAGTCGCGGTGGCTATCAACAGCTCCGTCGTTTAATTGATGACAAAGTAGCGCCTGATGCCATCATCGCTGAATTAAAGGCTTCATCGCTTCGTGGGCGAGGTGGTGCAGGCTTCCCAACAGGATTGAAGTGGAGCTTTATGCCGCGTCAGTTCCCGGGACAAAAATATTTAGTTTGTAATAGTGATGAAGGTGAGCCCGGTACTTTCAAAGACCGCGACATCATGCGTTACAACCCACATGCGCTGATTGAAGGCATGATTATTGGCGCATACACCATGGGCATCACCACTGGATATAACTATATCCATGGTGAAATATGGGAAGTGTATTCACGCTTTGAAGAGGCTTTAGAAGAAGCGCGTGCTGCTGGTTACCTGGGTGACAAGATTCTGGGGAGTGATTTCTCCTTCCAATTGCATGCTTCGCCAGGTTGGGGCGCATATATTTGCGGTGAAGAAACTGCATTGTTGGAATCTTTAGAGGGCAAAAAAGGCCAACCGCGCTTTAAGCCCCCATTTCCAGCTAGTTTTGGTTTGTATGGCAAGCCGACAACCATCAATAACACCGAAACATTCGCTGCTGTGCCCTTCATCTTGGCTATCGGTGGTCAAGCTTATTTAGAGCTCGGTAAGCCGAACAACGGCGGAACCAAGATTTTCTCTGTTTCTGGTGATGTAGTTCATCCTGGTAATTATGAGATCCCATTGGGCACGCCATTTGCTGAGTTATTAAAACTCGCCGGCGGTATGCGTGATGGCAAGTCCTTGAAGGCGGTTATTCCCGGTGGTTCATCTGCGCCAGTAGTTCCTGGTGCGCAGATGATGGATCTGACCATGGATTACGATAGCATTGCCAAGGCAGGCTCTATGTTGGGATCTGGGGCTGTGATCGTGATGAATGAAACGCGTTGCATGGTTCGTGCATTAGAGCGTTTGTCTTACTTCTATCACGAAGAGTCATGTGGTCAGTGCACCCCATGCCGTGAAGGTACCGGCTGGTTATATCGTATTGTGCATCGCATTGAACATGGTCAAGGACGTCCTGAGGATTTAGATTTACTCAATGACGTAGCGGCAAATATTCAAGGACGTACGATTTGTGCCTTGGGTGATGCTGCTGCAATGCCAGTACGTGGGATGTTGAAGCATTACATGGATGAATTTGCATATCACGTAGAACATAAGCGCTGCTTAGATTCTGCGCAACCTTTATAA
- the nuoE gene encoding NADH-quinone oxidoreductase subunit NuoE: MTTTLQLSDKTLADIARNVAKYPAEQKQSAVMASLIAAQSEVGWVSPEVIATVAQILEMPTIAVEEVATFYNMYNTKQIGKYKLVICTNLPCQLTHGETAANYLKETLGIGFNETTPCGTFTLKEGECMGACGDSPVMLVNDKRMCSFMSKEKIDSVLSELRAEGKVA, translated from the coding sequence ATGACAACAACTCTTCAACTATCCGATAAAACGCTGGCAGATATTGCCCGCAACGTTGCAAAATATCCTGCTGAGCAAAAGCAATCTGCCGTGATGGCTTCTTTAATTGCCGCTCAGTCCGAAGTAGGTTGGGTATCGCCCGAAGTGATTGCAACCGTTGCTCAAATTCTAGAAATGCCAACCATTGCAGTAGAAGAAGTGGCCACTTTCTACAATATGTACAACACCAAACAGATTGGTAAGTATAAGTTAGTGATTTGTACTAACTTGCCTTGCCAATTGACGCATGGTGAGACCGCAGCAAACTACTTAAAAGAAACTCTGGGTATTGGCTTTAATGAAACAACCCCGTGCGGCACCTTTACTCTGAAAGAGGGTGAGTGCATGGGCGCTTGTGGTGATTCACCAGTGATGCTTGTGAATGACAAGCGTATGTGTAGCTTTATGAGCAAAGAAAAAATTGATTCAGTCTTAAGTGAACTCCGTGCAGAAGGGAAAGTGGCATGA
- a CDS encoding NADH-quinone oxidoreductase subunit D — MTKIKNYTLNFGPQHPAAHGVLRLVLELDGEVIQRADPHIGLLHRATEKLAETRTWIQNVPYMDRLDYVSMMSNEHAYVMAIEKLLQVEVPLRAQYIRVMYDELTRLLNHLLWIGCHGLDVGAMAVFLYAFRDREDIFDMYEAVSGARMHAAYYRPGGVYRDLPDQMAQFSKSKIRSTSAVKRLNENRSGSLLDFIEQFANGFDANVDEYCNLLTDNRIWKQRLVNIGIVTPERALQLGFTGPMLRGSGIEWDLRRKQPYEVYDRLDFDIPVGVNGDSYDRYLVRMEEMRQSNRIIQQCVAWLKANPGPVMSDNHKVSPPKRVDMKTNMEELIHHFKLFTEGIHVPDGEAYSAVEHPKGEFGIYLISDGANKPYRMKIRAPGFVHLSAMDEMSRGHMLADAVTIIGTQDIVFGEIDR, encoded by the coding sequence ATGACAAAAATTAAGAACTACACCCTCAATTTTGGCCCTCAGCATCCTGCGGCGCACGGCGTGTTACGCCTAGTGCTTGAACTTGATGGTGAAGTGATTCAGCGTGCTGATCCGCATATTGGTTTATTGCACCGCGCTACAGAAAAGTTAGCTGAGACTCGAACTTGGATTCAAAACGTTCCCTATATGGATCGCTTGGATTACGTCTCAATGATGTCCAATGAGCATGCTTATGTGATGGCCATTGAAAAGCTGTTGCAAGTGGAAGTTCCACTTCGTGCTCAATATATTCGTGTGATGTATGACGAGTTGACTCGCTTGCTTAACCACTTACTCTGGATTGGCTGTCATGGTCTGGACGTTGGTGCAATGGCAGTGTTCTTGTATGCATTCCGCGACCGTGAAGATATTTTTGATATGTACGAAGCCGTTTCAGGCGCTCGTATGCATGCTGCCTACTATCGTCCAGGCGGCGTTTATCGTGACTTGCCAGATCAAATGGCTCAATTTAGTAAGTCCAAGATTCGCAGTACATCGGCGGTTAAGCGCTTGAATGAAAATCGCAGTGGTTCTTTGCTGGATTTCATTGAGCAGTTTGCAAATGGCTTTGATGCGAACGTAGATGAATATTGCAATTTATTAACTGATAACCGTATTTGGAAACAGCGTCTAGTAAATATCGGTATCGTGACTCCTGAGCGTGCATTGCAACTAGGTTTTACTGGACCAATGTTGCGCGGCTCTGGAATCGAGTGGGATTTGCGCAGGAAGCAGCCGTACGAAGTCTATGACCGCCTTGACTTTGATATTCCGGTTGGCGTGAATGGCGATTCCTATGATCGCTATTTGGTCCGCATGGAAGAAATGCGTCAATCCAATCGAATTATTCAGCAATGCGTGGCTTGGCTAAAAGCGAATCCGGGTCCTGTAATGAGTGATAACCACAAGGTTTCTCCGCCCAAGCGTGTGGACATGAAAACCAATATGGAAGAATTGATTCACCACTTCAAACTCTTTACCGAAGGTATACACGTTCCCGATGGTGAGGCTTATTCTGCTGTTGAGCATCCAAAGGGTGAGTTTGGTATTTACTTAATTTCTGATGGTGCTAATAAGCCATATCGCATGAAGATTCGTGCACCGGGATTTGTGCATCTTTCAGCAATGGATGAAATGTCACGTGGTCATATGTTAGCTGACGCAGTGACTATTATTGGCACGCAAGATATCGTGTTCGGGGAGATTGACCGCTAA
- a CDS encoding NADH-quinone oxidoreductase subunit C, which translates to MSYRLVQLAANLEKVLGKRIQSVQIALGEVTVVVNADTYFESAMLLRDDPSLAFEQLIDLCGVDYQDFRDGAWSGQRFAVVSHLLSLQHNWRLRLRVFASDDGYPLVASITPVWNSANWFEREAFDLYGILFEGHDDLRRILTDYGFIGHPFRKDFPISGNVEMRYDPELKRVVYQPVTIEAREITPRIVREEQYGGPV; encoded by the coding sequence ATGTCATATCGTTTAGTCCAATTAGCAGCTAACCTCGAGAAGGTTCTTGGTAAGCGTATTCAATCTGTTCAAATTGCCTTAGGTGAAGTAACGGTGGTTGTGAATGCAGATACTTATTTTGAATCTGCCATGCTATTGCGTGATGACCCATCGCTCGCATTTGAGCAATTGATTGATTTGTGTGGCGTTGATTACCAAGACTTTCGTGATGGTGCCTGGAGCGGTCAGCGTTTTGCTGTTGTGAGTCACTTGTTGTCATTGCAACACAATTGGCGTTTGCGTCTACGTGTTTTTGCATCTGATGACGGTTATCCTTTGGTAGCTTCAATTACCCCAGTATGGAACTCGGCTAACTGGTTTGAGCGCGAAGCATTTGATCTCTACGGCATCTTATTTGAAGGTCATGATGACTTACGTCGCATCTTGACTGACTATGGCTTCATTGGACATCCATTTAGAAAAGATTTTCCTATCAGTGGCAATGTAGAAATGCGTTATGACCCAGAGTTAAAGCGCGTTGTGTATCAGCCGGTGACGATTGAGGCTCGAGAGATTACCCCACGTATTGTGCGCGAAGAGCAGTACGGAGGCCCGGTTTAA
- a CDS encoding NADH-quinone oxidoreductase subunit B family protein: MALEGVLKEGFVTTTADQLINWTRNGSLWPMTFGLACCAVEMMHAGASRYDLDRFGVVFRPSPRQSDLMIVAGTLCNKMAPALRKVYDQMPEPRWVISMGSCANGGGYYHNSYSVVRGCDRIVPVDIYVPGCPPTAEALIYGIIQLQSKIARTSTIARKA; the protein is encoded by the coding sequence ATGGCATTAGAAGGCGTTCTCAAAGAAGGATTTGTTACCACTACTGCGGATCAGTTGATTAACTGGACGCGCAATGGATCTTTATGGCCGATGACCTTTGGTCTGGCTTGCTGTGCGGTCGAGATGATGCATGCAGGCGCATCCCGATACGACTTAGACCGTTTTGGCGTTGTGTTTCGTCCATCTCCGCGCCAATCTGACTTAATGATTGTTGCCGGCACCTTGTGTAACAAGATGGCGCCAGCACTTCGTAAGGTTTACGACCAAATGCCAGAGCCACGTTGGGTTATCTCGATGGGTTCTTGTGCCAATGGTGGTGGTTATTACCATAACTCCTATTCAGTAGTGCGCGGTTGTGACCGTATCGTGCCAGTTGATATTTATGTTCCTGGCTGTCCTCCAACCGCAGAAGCCTTGATTTATGGAATTATTCAGTTGCAATCCAAGATTGCGCGTACCAGCACGATCGCGCGGAAGGCATAA
- a CDS encoding NADH-quinone oxidoreductase subunit A gives MNLANYFPVLLFILVGIGVGLVPMFLGKILAPSKPDAEKLSPYECGFEAFEDARMKFDVRYYLIAILFILFDLETAFLFPWGVALRDIGWFGYASMVIFLLEFIVGFVYIWKKGALDWE, from the coding sequence TTGAATCTTGCTAATTACTTTCCTGTTCTGCTTTTTATCCTCGTAGGTATTGGGGTGGGATTAGTCCCCATGTTCCTCGGAAAAATTCTGGCTCCTTCGAAGCCTGATGCTGAAAAACTTTCTCCATATGAGTGTGGTTTTGAAGCTTTCGAAGATGCGCGTATGAAGTTCGACGTGCGTTACTACCTGATTGCCATTCTTTTTATTCTGTTTGACCTAGAAACTGCATTCCTATTTCCATGGGGTGTTGCTCTACGTGATATTGGCTGGTTTGGCTACGCCTCTATGGTGATCTTCCTTTTGGAATTCATTGTGGGATTTGTGTATATCTGGAAAAAGGGCGCTCTCGACTGGGAGTGA
- the secG gene encoding preprotein translocase subunit SecG, giving the protein MEWLKTLLIVLQVISALAVILLVLLQQGKGADMGAAFGSGASGSLFGASGSANFLSHATAIFAAVFFICTLGITWLGNQREVNPGVLSGTVAPTVAPAVPAAPVQDPTKPAVPK; this is encoded by the coding sequence GTGGAATGGCTTAAGACTTTATTGATCGTATTGCAGGTGATTTCAGCATTGGCTGTGATTCTGCTAGTCCTTTTGCAGCAAGGTAAGGGTGCTGATATGGGCGCTGCTTTTGGCTCTGGTGCTTCAGGTAGCTTATTTGGTGCCAGTGGTTCTGCTAACTTCTTGTCTCACGCAACCGCTATTTTTGCCGCAGTTTTCTTTATATGCACCCTAGGCATTACTTGGCTTGGTAATCAGAGGGAAGTAAATCCTGGGGTTCTCTCTGGAACGGTCGCACCTACGGTAGCGCCAGCTGTTCCTGCAGCCCCAGTCCAAGACCCTACTAAACCTGCTGTTCCTAAGTAA
- the tpiA gene encoding triose-phosphate isomerase has translation MRPLIVIGNWKMNGNLASNEDWIKTVARGMESGMPSGRQFAVCPPFPYLIQCASLIKEHSLAFLSLGAQDASADVSGAYTGEVAASMLKEMGCSYVILGHSERRQFHQEVDELVAAKALQVLDSGMTPVICVGETADERNSGRAVEVVRGQVAKQLTVLQDRLADCLIAYEPVWAIGTGKVASAQVAQDMHRAIRLQLAEFDEDVASHVGILYGGSVKPDNAVELFAMPDIDGGLVGGASLDPQDFLAICKA, from the coding sequence ATGCGCCCACTCATCGTCATTGGCAACTGGAAAATGAATGGCAATCTTGCTAGCAATGAAGATTGGATCAAAACTGTTGCCCGCGGAATGGAAAGTGGCATGCCTTCTGGTCGTCAGTTTGCAGTGTGCCCACCGTTTCCATATTTAATTCAATGCGCCTCATTGATTAAGGAGCATTCTTTGGCCTTTTTGAGTCTTGGTGCGCAAGATGCATCAGCTGATGTTTCTGGCGCTTACACTGGAGAGGTTGCTGCTTCCATGCTCAAAGAAATGGGTTGCAGTTACGTTATCCTTGGCCACTCGGAACGCCGTCAGTTTCATCAAGAGGTTGATGAACTAGTGGCGGCCAAAGCATTGCAAGTCTTAGACAGCGGGATGACGCCCGTAATATGTGTTGGTGAAACTGCTGATGAACGAAATTCTGGTAGGGCCGTTGAGGTAGTGCGTGGTCAAGTGGCAAAGCAATTAACGGTCTTGCAAGATCGTTTGGCTGATTGCCTAATTGCTTATGAGCCAGTATGGGCAATTGGTACCGGAAAGGTTGCTAGCGCTCAAGTTGCCCAGGATATGCATCGTGCTATACGTCTGCAATTGGCTGAATTTGATGAGGATGTTGCTTCCCACGTTGGAATTTTGTATGGCGGCAGTGTCAAACCTGACAACGCCGTCGAGTTATTTGCAATGCCTGATATTGATGGTGGATTGGTTGGGGGTGCTTCTTTAGATCCCCAAGACTTTTTGGCTATTTGTAAGGCATAG
- a CDS encoding NAD(P)H-quinone oxidoreductase — MRVMEIKEFGAPEMLVAATRPDPVVPTSGSGEILIKVIAAGINRPDVLQRKGHYPVPAGASDIPGLEVAGEVVGGDLSHADNLFGLKLGDKVCALVQGGGYAELCTAPIAQCLPYPTGFTDQEAASLPETFYTVWSNVFMRGELSEGETLLVQGGSSGIGVTAILIAKALGHKVFVTAGTDEKCAACLKLGADLAINYKTQDFVEEIKKATGGKGVNVVLDMVTGNYVQKEIDCLADDGRIVIIAIMGGSKAEVNTGQILRRRLTITGSTLRPRPVSFKKQITQQLHDRIWPLLNAGKLKPVIYKTFTLDQAADAHRLMESSEHVGKIVLTV, encoded by the coding sequence ATGCGCGTAATGGAAATCAAAGAATTTGGCGCACCAGAAATGTTGGTGGCTGCCACTCGTCCGGATCCAGTGGTGCCAACTTCTGGTTCCGGCGAGATTTTGATTAAGGTGATTGCTGCTGGTATTAATCGCCCAGACGTATTGCAGCGCAAGGGTCATTATCCAGTGCCTGCAGGCGCATCTGATATTCCTGGTCTTGAAGTTGCTGGAGAAGTTGTTGGTGGCGATTTATCGCATGCCGACAATCTGTTTGGTCTCAAGCTTGGCGACAAGGTTTGTGCTTTAGTGCAAGGTGGTGGTTATGCTGAGCTCTGCACGGCACCTATTGCTCAATGCTTGCCATACCCAACAGGTTTTACCGATCAAGAAGCCGCTTCCTTGCCTGAAACGTTCTACACCGTATGGAGCAATGTCTTCATGCGTGGTGAACTATCTGAAGGCGAAACACTGCTGGTTCAGGGTGGCTCTAGCGGTATTGGCGTCACCGCTATATTGATTGCCAAAGCTTTGGGTCACAAAGTATTTGTGACTGCCGGCACCGATGAGAAGTGCGCCGCTTGCCTTAAGTTAGGCGCTGATCTGGCTATCAATTACAAAACTCAAGACTTTGTTGAAGAGATTAAAAAGGCAACTGGTGGTAAGGGCGTTAACGTTGTGCTCGACATGGTTACCGGTAATTATGTCCAAAAAGAAATTGACTGCTTGGCCGATGATGGCCGGATTGTGATCATTGCCATCATGGGTGGGTCTAAAGCCGAAGTAAATACTGGACAAATTTTGCGTCGACGCTTGACCATTACTGGTTCAACATTGCGTCCACGCCCAGTCTCATTCAAAAAGCAGATTACTCAGCAGCTGCATGATCGTATTTGGCCGTTGCTCAATGCCGGCAAATTAAAGCCAGTAATTTACAAAACATTCACACTGGATCAGGCCGCAGATGCCCATCGCTTGATGGAATCCTCTGAGCATGTTGGCAAAATAGTTTTAACAGTCTAG